CCTCCGTGTAGCCTAGCGTTTTCAGCAGGCCACTTACCTGGCCCTGCTGAGGCGGCTTGCCAGGCTCAAATAGCTTGTCGCCGCTGATGGCCTGCATCATCGGAGGGGGGCCACATACGAGGATCTTCGTGTTCTTCTCCCCCGGCTTCGGCATAAAGGTGGTTACCATGGCACTATTCACATAGCCGATACCGCCTAGCCACCGGTGCGGCACCTCCAGAAGGGTCAAATACATGTTGAAGTTGTTGTAGACCTTCTGCATCTCAATCAGCTCGTTAGCAAGCAGAATGTCGCGGCGTTGGTTGTTGGCATAGATGAGAGAAATGTTGGTCTTGTCCTTGGGATTCTCTAGCACGGCACGAATCACCTGGTACATTGGAGAgatgccggtgccgccggcaaTCATGCCCACGTGCTTCCACATGTTGGGCTTGTACGCAAACTTCTCAAAGGGGCCCTTGACGAGCAGTTCGTCGCCTGGTTGCATGGAGAACAGATAGTTGCCCATTTTTCCTTTTGGATACTTCTTCACAACGAGTTCAAAGTGGCCCTTGGTGCTATTAGAGGAGATGGGAGTGTATGGCCGAGCAACGTCCTTGCCGTCTGCATCGGTGTACTTCGCGATAATGCACGAAGCAACTGGCATGTAGAAGCTATCATCGGGGCTATCGAGGGCAAAGTAAAAGCGGCGCGTATCGTGCGACTCGTACCGAGAGGAAATCAACTTGAATGGCTTGTAGCTATCGGGGGAGAACGTGTTCACTGGTTTCTTGGCACACTTGGCCGCTAAGTGCTCCGACTGCTGCGTGGTACTCCACATGGCACCAGCGCTAACACCGCCTACTaggccggcggcggcgccagcaacgAAACGAACCATGATCTGCAGATATCCACAAGCACTACGATGTTGCTATGGTCGGATGCTTTTGTACGCAGGAGCCGAACGGAGAGAAGGTGAGGGCGAGTTGGTGTACAGAAAGGGGATGGGCGGTggtgtgtctgcctgtgcCACGCCTGCTATCAATCAAGAAAAAAGCTAAAAGAGGCTTTCAAGCCTGACGTTGAAGAAaggatggaggcggcggcaaacGGAGAGGATCGCAACGACGTTTCCAGCATGAGACGCCAAGGCGGAGGAGTGCACGAGGGCAAGTGTGGAGGCGATGGGGAGAGTGGAGGTAAAAgcaaaggagaagggagagaggggagagagaagatTAGGCAGGCCGGGACCAACAGCGATTGCAGAGGAGCCCACCGTTTTTTTGTTCAGTGCGCCTATAGGATCGACAGAGAATTTCGGAGGATTGGCTACGCAATCGCGGCATTCCAGCATTGGCGGAAAAGCACCCTCCAGCTGCAAGGGAATAGGGCGAATCCCTGAGAGGAGGAGAATCGGTCGTCTgcgtcggcgtctgcgctAGCGAATGTTCGCCTTTTCGTTTTAGCTATGTGTGTATGGGTAGAGGGGGACATGCTCATGGGGCGTCTGGGTGTCTCCAAACGAAGTCACATCTTgagcacagaaagagagatgaagAACTGTCTGTGTGACACGACTCCTCTTGTATAGAGAAGCACGCCTCTCGCCGAGTTCCCTTGCGCTTGCATGCGTCTGTCCATGTGTGTTTGCGCTTCCGTGCTTCAGACCGGACGTCGCCATTTAGTAATAAACAGAATGATACATCAGAGCGCGTTGTGGGACCGCTCCATGG
The sequence above is drawn from the Leishmania donovani BPK282A1 complete genome, chromosome 15 genome and encodes:
- a CDS encoding cytochrome-b5 reductase, putative, with protein sequence MWSTTQQSEHLAAKCAKKPVNTFSPDSYKPFKLISSRYESHDTRRFYFALDSPDDSFYMPVASCIIAKYTDADGKDVARPYTPISSNSTKGHFELVVKKYPKGKMGNYLFSMQPGDELLVKGPFEKFAYKPNMWKHVGMIAGGTGISPMYQVIRAVLENPKDKTNISLIYANNQRRDILLANELIEMQKVYNNFNMYLTLLEVPHRWLGGIGYVNSAMVTTFMPKPGEKNTKILVCGPPPMMQAISGDKLFEPGKPPQQGQVSGLLKTLGYTEEQVFKY